One Cryptomeria japonica chromosome 9, Sugi_1.0, whole genome shotgun sequence genomic window carries:
- the LOC131067437 gene encoding uncharacterized protein LOC131067437 produces MGAYFSCVCSHLLQSNTIKLIFVDGRLQEFEKQVKAAEIMVENPQQFVCEAAALHVGRRINPLPADEDLELGHLYFLLPMSKLQGVVSRSDLASIALKARSAMKASSKSSVKIFPMLGEMGFFFRGQSQTYLHENGHDDGDLGGDLECDLKIVALPKMDFEGLSDLQMGLGKYRVSSCRSWKPKLETIREVERLRA; encoded by the coding sequence ATGGGGGCTTATTTTTCTTGTGTTTGTTCACATTTATTGCAATCCAATACAATCAAATTGATATTTGTGGATGGGAGACTGCAGGAATTTGAGAAGCAAGTAAAGGCGGCAGAAATTATGGTGGAAAATCCTCAGCAATTTGTATGTGAGGCAGCCGCTTTACATGTGGGTCGCAGAATAAATCCCCTGCCTGCAGATGAAGATTTAGAATTAGGGCATTTGTATTTTCTTCTTCCCATGTCAAAATTGCAGGGTGTGGTTTCTCGCTCAGACCTGGCCTCAATTGCACTCAAGGCCAGATCCGCCATGAAAGCAAGTTCCAAGAGCTCTGTGAAGATTTTCCCAATGTTGGGAGAAATGGGTTTTTTCTTCAGGGGACAATCACAAACATACCTGCATGAAAATGGTCATGATGATGGTGATTTGGGTGGAGATTTAGAGTGTGATTTGAAGATTGTTGCGCTGCCAAAGATGGATTTTGAAGGCCTTTCAGATCTGCAGATGGGTTTGGGGAAATATAGAGTGAGCAGTTGCAGGTCTTGGAAACCAAAGTTGGAGACCATAAGAGAGGTTGAAAGGCTAAGAGCATAA